The Vicia villosa cultivar HV-30 ecotype Madison, WI linkage group LG1, Vvil1.0, whole genome shotgun sequence genome includes a region encoding these proteins:
- the LOC131596596 gene encoding S-protein homolog 29-like translates to MQNVHGVHVNVVNSIDGLFNKIHVNIVNSLEGNLDLNLHCKSKDDDLGDHLLHHGERFSFSFRPKWFAKTLFFCSFVWNGELHWFDIFIDWDMPRADCHSCNWNVYKSGPCRTPELPTDKPICLPWNKPQ, encoded by the coding sequence ATGCAGAACGTTCACGGTGTTCATGTCAATGTTGTAAACTCAATTGACGGTCTTTTTAATAAAATTCATGTCAATATTGTTAATTCTTTAGAAGGCAATTTAGATTTAAATCTTCATTGTAAATCTAAAGATGACGATCTTGGAGATCATCTTTTACATCATGGTGAAAGATTTAGTTTTAGTTTCCGTCCTAAATGGTTTGCTAAAACCTTATTCTTTTGTTCCTTTGTATGGAATGGTGAATTACATTGGTTTGATATATTTATAGATTGGGACATGCCGAGAGCAGATTGTCATAGTTGCAATTGGAATGTATACAAATCTGGACCATGTAGAACTCCAGAGTTGCCTACAGATAAACCTATTTGCCTTCCGTGGAATAAGCCACAATGA
- the LOC131596528 gene encoding S-protein homolog 5-like, translated as MSPFNQKVVVICMLMLLSMQYVHGVHANVVNSIGNLFRVHVNVVNSLEDNLDLTLHCKSKNDDLGIHLLHHGEGFSFSFRPAYIIAQTLFFCSFAWKDELHWFDIYIDGDKARADCDNCNWKVFKSGPCRTPEPKSPTPTPICLPWNKSQRV; from the coding sequence ATGTCTCCATTTAACCAAAAAGTTGTGGTGATATGTATGTTGATGCTGTTATCCATGCAGTACGTTCACGGTGTTCATGCGAATGTTGTTAACTCAATTGGAAATCTTTTTAGAGTTCATGTCAATGTTGTTAACTCTTTAGAAGACAATTTAGACTTAACTCTTCATTGTAAATCTAAAAATGATGATCTGGGAATTCATCTTTTACATCATGGTGAAGGCTTTAGTTTCAGCTTCCGTCCTGCATATATTATTGCTCAAACATTATTTTTTTGTTCCTTTGCATGGAAGGATGAATTACATTGGTTTGATATATACATAGATGGTGATAAGGCGAGAGCTGATTGTGATAATTGCAATTGGAAAGTCTTCAAATCTGGACCATGTAGAACTCCAGAACCAAAGTCGCCTACACCTACACCTATTTGTCTTCCATGGAATAAATCACAAAGAGTGTAG